From the Alphaproteobacteria bacterium LSUCC0719 genome, the window ATCAACCGGCAAGATTGTTGACCTGCCAGACCCCAAAGGGCATGCTGAACCAAATTTCCCTTTGATTACAGTAGGTGTGGCCGTGACACGTTCGGAACTAATCGCCAGGCTGGCGGCGAAGAACCCTGCTTTGTATCACCGTGACATTGAAAGGCTGGTGGGAACCATCCTTGACGAGATCGGTGGTGCGCTGGAACGCGGCGATCGTGTTGAGCTGCGTGGCTTCGGGGCTTTTTCTGTCCGTCACCGCAAGGCGCGTACCGGCAGGAACCCGCGAACCGGGGCCAGCGTCGAAGTTGCCGAGAAGAAAGTACCTTTCTTCAAGATGGGCAAGGGTATGCGTGAGCGGTTGAACCGCTGATTGATCACGGCCATGCGTTTCATAGGCCGTTTTTTCTGGGTGATCATCTCGCTTGGCACGATTGTGTTGGCGATGGTCTTTGCCGCCTCCAACAATCACATGGTCATTGTGAAGCTGTGGCCGCTGGCCGGCCAGCTTGAGCTGGCCATATGGATGCTGACACTCGGTGCGATCTGTGCCGGCGCGGTCATTGGTGGCGGTCTTGTCTGGCTTTCACTTGTCGCGGCGCGGTCACGCAACTGGCGGCTGAAGCGCCAGCTCGGCAAGGCCGAGCAACGCGCCAACACCGCCGAAACAAGACTGGCGGAGATGGAACAGGGCAAGACCACGACACCACCCGTCCTTGGAGGCCATTCATGACGCCGCAACAGGCGCTGGATACATCCATCGCGGTAAAGGTGTGCGGCATCGGCACGACCGGAGACTATGATGTCTGCCGGGATGCCGGCGCCGCCTTTGTGGGGATGGTGTTCTATCCACGTTCACCACGGCACCTTGACCTTGCAACAGCGCGGACGCTGGCCGACCATGCCGACCGGACCGCGCCGCATGCCGCGGCCCCCGCCCGTGTTGCCCTGACCGTCGACATGGAGGATGACGGCCTTGCCGCCGTGATTGAGGCCGCGCGTCCGGACTATCTGCAGCTTCACGGCGATGAAACACCCGAACGCGCCAGCCGGATCCGTGATCGATTCGACCTGCCGCTGATCCGCGCCATCCGGGTGGCGGGATCTGCCGACCTTGAGATCTGCGGTTCCTGGGACGGGATTGCCGAGTGGCTGCTTTTCGACGCCAAGGGGGATCCCAGCGGTCTGCCGGGCGGCACCGGCCATGTGTTCGACTGGACGCTGCTTGCCAACCATGCCGGGCAGACAAGATGGATGCTTGCCGGCGGCCTGTCCCAGCAGAATGTCGCACGGGCCATTGCGGTCACCGGGGCCAGCGCCGTTGATGTCTCCAGCGGCGTTGAATCGGCACCCGGAAAAAAAGACGCAGACCGCATTCGCAACTTTGTCTTGGCGGCCCAGCTGGGGTAGATTTCCGCTTTCACACCAACACGCGGCGACCAGCGCCTCGACCGGATGGACCATGACCGATATCAACATGAATTCCCTGCGCAACCAGCCCGACGAGCGAGGCCGCTTTGGCATGCATGGCGGGCGCTTTGTCGCTGAAACATTGATGCCTCTGATCCTGCAGGTGGAAAGCGCCTACAAGGCGGCCCAGAGCGATAAAGAATTCGCCGACGAGCTTGCCTATTACCAGACGCATTATGTGGGACGGCCAAGCCCGCTATATTTCGCCGAGCGACTGACGGCGCATTATGGCGGTGCCAAGCTGTATCTGAAGCGCGACGAGCTGAACCATACCGGCGCGCACAAGATCAACAACGTTCTCGGACAGGCGCTGCTTGCCAAGCGGATGGGCAAGACAAGGATCATCGCCGAGACAGGTGCCGGCCAGCACGGTGTCGCCACCGCCACGGCATGCGCCCTGTTCGACATGGAATGCGAAGTCTTCATGGGTGAAGAGGATGTGCGTCGGCAAAAGCCGAATGTCGACCGGATGCGGCTTCTGGGTGCCAAGGTTCATCCGGTGACATCGGGAACCGGCACGCTGAAGGACGCCATGAACGAGGCGCTGCGCTACTGGGTGGCGAATGCCGAGACGCATTTCTACATCATCGGCACTGTTGCCGGACCACATCCCTATCCACAGATGGTGCGTGATTTCCAGTCGGTGATTGGCCGTGAGGCCCGCCAGCAGATTATGGATGCCGAGGGACGCCTGCCCGACACCATCGTTGCCTGTATCGGCGGCGGGTCGAACGCGATGGGGCTGTTCCATCCCTTCCTTGACGATGATTCGGTGCGGATCTTCGGTGTCGAGGCGGCCGGCAAGGGTATCCCGTCCGGACTCCACGCAGCCTCGCTGACAGGTGGCACGCCGGGCGTTCTGCATGGCAACCGGACCTATCTGCTGCAGAATGAAGATGGCCAGATCATTGACGCACATTCCATTTCAGCGGGTCTGGACTATCCGGGGATCGGCCCGGAACATTCATGGCTCCATGATATGAAACGGGTCGAATATGTCAGCGCCACGGACGAAGAGGCGCTTGATGCGTTCCAACTGTGTTCACGCCTGGAAGGCATCATCCCGGCGCTTGAGCCATCGCACGCCCTGTCTTTTGTCGGCACGATCATCGGCGACATGGACAAGGACGAGATCGTGATCCTCAACATGTGTGGACGCGGCGACAAGGACCTTGGTGCGGTGCTGCCGATGCTCGAGGAACGCGGCAAGCTTTGAGCCATCAGACGCGGCCAGCCGAACGGGCCGCCATTCAAGACGGAAAGACCCTGAAAATGACTTCACGAATCGAAGCTGCCTTTGCCAATGCCCACGCCGAAAACCGCGGCGTTCTCGGTGTGTTTGTGTCGGCCGGCGATCCCGACGCCGAAACATCCGGTGCCATTCTCGACGCGCTGGTCGCGGCCAAGGCAGACATCATCGAGGTTGGCATGCCCTTTTCCGACCCGATGGCAGATGGACCGGCCATTCAGGCCGCCTCGCTGCGGGCGCTGTCGGCTGGAATGACGCTTGCCGGAACGCTGGAGATGGCGCGCGGGTTCCGGGCCCGACATCCCGATACGCCGCTGGTTCTGATGGGCTATTACAACCCGATCTACATCTATGGTGTCGATGCCTTCCTTGCCGATGCTGTCGCGGCCGGGGTTGACGGGCTGATTGTCGTCGACCTGCCGCCGGAAGAGGATGACGAGCTGTGTCTGCCAGCGCGCGAGGCGGGGCTGGATTTCATCCGCCTTGTCACCCCGACAAGCGATGCCGCGCGCCTGCCTGTCGTTCTCGGCACCGCCAGCGGCTTTGTCTATTATGTTGCCATTACCGGCATTACCGGCACGCAAAGCGCTGCTGCGGACAGTATCTCAGCTGCCTATAGCCGGATTTCGGCCGCAACCGACCTGCCGATTGTCACCGGTTTTGGGATCCGGACACCGGACCAGGCCGGCGAGGCTGCCAGCCTGTCTGACGGCGCCATTGTCGGATCTGCCGTTGTCGACATCATCGCGGACAATCTTGACAAGGATGGCCGGGGAACGCCGGAAATCGTGTCCAAAATTGCCGCATTTGTTGGCGATCTTGCACAAGGCGTGGCGGCTGCCGGCCGCCGGAGATGAAACATCGGCATGAGGGTCGGAGATGATCGTCATCTGCCATATCTGCGCGGACCATACCCGGGAAAGGGAGCCTGTTAGATGAACTGGATCACCAACGCGGTGCTGCCGAAGATCAAGGCGCTTGTCACCTCCAATGACGTTCCTGACAATCTGTGGGTCAAATGCAAGGCCTGTGGCCAGATGATCTTTCACCGCGAATTCGAACAGGCAAACAATTGCTGTTCGACCTGCGGCCATCACGCGCCATTGCCACCCGAAGCACGCTTCGCGATGATTTTTGATGATGCAGGTTTTGAAAAGGTCGAACTGGCGGCGATTGCCGACGACCCGCTGAAATTCCGCGACTCGCGCCGCTATGCGGACCGGCTGAAGGACACCCGCGCCAAGACCGGGGTCAAGGACGCGATCGCTGTCGCGCATGGCCGCATTGGGGGTCGCAAGGCCGTCATCGCCGCCTTCGATTTCCGTTTCATGGGCGGATCGATGGGACGCATGGTCGGCAATGGCATCATCGCCGCCGCCGAAACCGCGGTGGCGCAGGATGCCGCGCTGATCACGGTGCCGTCGACCGGCGGCGCGCGCATGCAGGAAGGTGTGCTGTCACTGATGCAGCTGCCACGCACGATCCTGGCCGTGGAGAAGGTTCGTGCAGCGGGTCTGCCGCATATTGTGTTGCTGGCCCACCCGACAACCGGCGGTGTCACCGCGTCCTTTGCCATGCTTGGCGACCTGCAGATCGCCGAACCCGGTGCCATTATCGGATTTGCCGGCCGGCGGGTGATCGAGGAAACCGTCCGAGAAAAGCTCCCCGAGAATTTCCAGACCGCCGAATATCTTCAGGATCACGGAATGGTCGACGCGGTGATTCCGCGCGCCGAGCAGCCATCCTATATCGGTCGCATTCTCGGCTTCCTGATGGATCAGCGCGAGGCCACAAGGGCCGCCTGATGCCGTCATCTCCATCTCCGGACGATACACAGCGCGCCAGTGATGCGCTGACCAGGTTGACGTCACTTCATCCAAAGCTGATTGATCTGGGACTGGACCGCACCTTTGACCTTCTTGCCAGGCTCGGCAACCCACATCACCGTCTGCCACCGGTCATCCATGTTGCCGGTACCAACGGCAAGGGATCCGTCATCGCGCTGATGCGGGCCATGGCCGAAGCCGGCGGTTTGCGGGTTCATTGCTATGTATCGCCGCATCTGTGCCGCTTCAACGAGCGGATCCGGCTGGCAGGCAATCTGATTGGTGATGGCGAGCTTGCCAGCCTTCTCGAAGAGGTCGAGGCCGCCAATGGCGACATGCCGGTCACATTCTTCGAGGTGACGACTGCCGCCGCCTTTCTGGCGTTTTCGCGCGTCGAGGCTGATCTTCTGCTTCTCGAAACCGGCCTTGGCGGCATGCTGGATTCGACAAATGTGCTGTCAACGCCAGCGGCCACGATCATCACACCGGTGGCGCGCGATCATGAACATTTCCTTGGCAGCGATCTGGCCGGTATTGCCAGCCAGAAAGCCGGCATCATGCGCGGGTCCGTTCCCTGTTTCAGCGCCGCCCAGCAGCCGCAGGTGATGGCGGCCCTTGATACATACGCCTCCCACCTCGGCACCGAAGTGACGGCGCTTGGACGCGACATCGGCTGGACGCCGAACCGGGATGGCGGCATTGATATCGATATGCACAGCGCCGCGGGCACACGGCGCATCCGGCTTCCGGCCCCGTCGCTTCACGGTCCCCACCAGCAGGCAAATATGGCGCTTGCCGTTGCGGCACTTGTTTGTGTCCTGCCGGACCTTGCCGATGACGATCTTGCCGCCGGTGTCCAGAGCGCCATCTGGCCGGGACGGCTGCAGAGGCTTTCCAGCGGACCCTTGAGCCGGCTTGTCGAGCGCCCGGTCTGGATCGATGGCGCACACAACGCGCATGGGGCGGACGCGCTGGCCGCCGCGCTGCCGGGAATCGATGCGCGAAAATGGCATTTCATCTGCGGCGCTCTCGACACCCGGCCAGCCGATGAATTCCTGCACCGCATCGCGCCTCTTGCGGCATCGCTTCAGTGCGTTGCGATTCCGGATCAGCCCGCCAGCCTGTCCGCCGCTGATCTGGCGCGGGCCGCACAACACAGCTTTCCAGCAGCACAGAGT encodes:
- the accD gene encoding acetyl-CoA carboxylase, carboxyltransferase subunit beta yields the protein MNWITNAVLPKIKALVTSNDVPDNLWVKCKACGQMIFHREFEQANNCCSTCGHHAPLPPEARFAMIFDDAGFEKVELAAIADDPLKFRDSRRYADRLKDTRAKTGVKDAIAVAHGRIGGRKAVIAAFDFRFMGGSMGRMVGNGIIAAAETAVAQDAALITVPSTGGARMQEGVLSLMQLPRTILAVEKVRAAGLPHIVLLAHPTTGGVTASFAMLGDLQIAEPGAIIGFAGRRVIEETVREKLPENFQTAEYLQDHGMVDAVIPRAEQPSYIGRILGFLMDQREATRAA
- the trpB gene encoding tryptophan synthase subunit beta; the protein is MTDINMNSLRNQPDERGRFGMHGGRFVAETLMPLILQVESAYKAAQSDKEFADELAYYQTHYVGRPSPLYFAERLTAHYGGAKLYLKRDELNHTGAHKINNVLGQALLAKRMGKTRIIAETGAGQHGVATATACALFDMECEVFMGEEDVRRQKPNVDRMRLLGAKVHPVTSGTGTLKDAMNEALRYWVANAETHFYIIGTVAGPHPYPQMVRDFQSVIGREARQQIMDAEGRLPDTIVACIGGGSNAMGLFHPFLDDDSVRIFGVEAAGKGIPSGLHAASLTGGTPGVLHGNRTYLLQNEDGQIIDAHSISAGLDYPGIGPEHSWLHDMKRVEYVSATDEEALDAFQLCSRLEGIIPALEPSHALSFVGTIIGDMDKDEIVILNMCGRGDKDLGAVLPMLEERGKL
- a CDS encoding integration host factor subunit beta — translated: MTRSELIARLAAKNPALYHRDIERLVGTILDEIGGALERGDRVELRGFGAFSVRHRKARTGRNPRTGASVEVAEKKVPFFKMGKGMRERLNR
- the trpA gene encoding tryptophan synthase subunit alpha, with the translated sequence MTSRIEAAFANAHAENRGVLGVFVSAGDPDAETSGAILDALVAAKADIIEVGMPFSDPMADGPAIQAASLRALSAGMTLAGTLEMARGFRARHPDTPLVLMGYYNPIYIYGVDAFLADAVAAGVDGLIVVDLPPEEDDELCLPAREAGLDFIRLVTPTSDAARLPVVLGTASGFVYYVAITGITGTQSAAADSISAAYSRISAATDLPIVTGFGIRTPDQAGEAASLSDGAIVGSAVVDIIADNLDKDGRGTPEIVSKIAAFVGDLAQGVAAAGRRR
- a CDS encoding phosphoribosylanthranilate isomerase, producing MTPQQALDTSIAVKVCGIGTTGDYDVCRDAGAAFVGMVFYPRSPRHLDLATARTLADHADRTAPHAAAPARVALTVDMEDDGLAAVIEAARPDYLQLHGDETPERASRIRDRFDLPLIRAIRVAGSADLEICGSWDGIAEWLLFDAKGDPSGLPGGTGHVFDWTLLANHAGQTRWMLAGGLSQQNVARAIAVTGASAVDVSSGVESAPGKKDADRIRNFVLAAQLG
- a CDS encoding folylpolyglutamate synthase/dihydrofolate synthase family protein; translation: MPSSPSPDDTQRASDALTRLTSLHPKLIDLGLDRTFDLLARLGNPHHRLPPVIHVAGTNGKGSVIALMRAMAEAGGLRVHCYVSPHLCRFNERIRLAGNLIGDGELASLLEEVEAANGDMPVTFFEVTTAAAFLAFSRVEADLLLLETGLGGMLDSTNVLSTPAATIITPVARDHEHFLGSDLAGIASQKAGIMRGSVPCFSAAQQPQVMAALDTYASHLGTEVTALGRDIGWTPNRDGGIDIDMHSAAGTRRIRLPAPSLHGPHQQANMALAVAALVCVLPDLADDDLAAGVQSAIWPGRLQRLSSGPLSRLVERPVWIDGAHNAHGADALAAALPGIDARKWHFICGALDTRPADEFLHRIAPLAASLQCVAIPDQPASLSAADLARAAQHSFPAAQSARSVADALKQLADGPADSGLPVMICGSLYLAGHVLAQNASLPD
- a CDS encoding lipopolysaccharide assembly protein LapA domain-containing protein; translated protein: MRFIGRFFWVIISLGTIVLAMVFAASNNHMVIVKLWPLAGQLELAIWMLTLGAICAGAVIGGGLVWLSLVAARSRNWRLKRQLGKAEQRANTAETRLAEMEQGKTTTPPVLGGHS